One stretch of Armigeres subalbatus isolate Guangzhou_Male chromosome 2, GZ_Asu_2, whole genome shotgun sequence DNA includes these proteins:
- the LOC134216248 gene encoding uncharacterized protein LOC134216248, with product MSLTTTTEPYMPGTIPFSQYLEQLEFLFEHNNYTADKYKISFLAVCGVEVYSQIKLLFPGQNVKDLTYKQITDELKKRYDKKDSDVIHTYKFWTRRQGQYEKSEDFVLAVKQLAELCNFGNFKERAIRDALVIRTYDRSLQKKLFDEDDLTASKAERLIVNQELSSDRTRFVNRDDESRVSVVARLGRREERGPHKQFYRSRSRSFDRNRNQSFYSGRGEGRGNGSSNRDRVFTCSFCHKTGHTKKFCFRLKRKSPNKSRHTVKFIDSPRPLPTSSSGLFKRLKDEINNSDTDEEAIPCMMISAKTKMNEPCYVEAVVERRRVTMEIDCGSAESVISESLFLRNFKNCRIENSNKKLYVIDGNRLNILGKVKVSVQLNGIVGEMYLIVLQGTKEFVPLMGRSWLDLFYMGWRNTFSGLTKPCQRINSMAMETVREEAIVDIKYLAGRSNNFGTQTSA from the coding sequence ATGTCTCTGACAACGACCACCGAACCTTACATGCCGGGAACGATCCCTTTCTCCCAATATTTAGAACAATTGGAATTTCTATTTGAACACAATAATTATACTGcagataaatataaaatttcctttCTTGCCGTATGCGGCGTAGAGGTTTATAGTCAGATCAAGCTTCTTTTTCCGGGTCAGAACGTCAAGGACCTCACTTATAAACAAATAACTGACGAACTTAAAAAGAGATATGACAAAAAAGACTCTGACgtcatacatacatacaaattcTGGACTCGTAGACAAGGCCAGTACGAGAAATCTGAAGATTTCGTACTTGCTGTGAAGCAATTGGCTGAACTGTGCAATTTTGGGAACTTCAAAGAAAGAGCAATTCGGGATGCATTAGTCATAAGGACTTACGATCGGagcttgcaaaaaaaattatttgatgAGGATGATTTAACGGCTTCCAAAGCCGAGAGGTTAATTGTAAACCAGGAACTGTCATCCGATCGGACCCGTTTTGTAAATCGCGACGACGAAAGTAGAGTTAGCGTGGTTGCCAGATTAGGTAGAAGAGAAGAACGTGGCCCTCATAAACAATTCTACCGGAGCAGGAGTAGGAGTTTTGACCGAAACCGAAATCAATCATTTTATTCAGGCAGAGGCGAAGGTAGAGGAAACGGAAGCAGTAATAGGGACAGAGTTTTTACGTGCTCCTTTTGTCACAAGACTGGACATAccaagaaattttgttttagattAAAGAGAAAAAGTCCAAATAAATCTAGACACACTGTAAAATTTATTGATTCTCCCAGACCTTTGCCTACTAGTTCTTCGGGACTTTTTAAGCGTTTAAAAGACGAGATCAATAATTCGGATACCGATGAGGAGGCCATACCTTGCATGATGATATCGGCAAAAACCAAAATGAATGAGCCTTGTTATGTTGAAGCAGTGGTTGAACGAAGAAGGGTCACAATGGAGATTGACTGTGGATCAGCCGAGAGCGTAATATCAGAGTCACTATTTCTAAGGAATTTTAAGAATTGCCGAATTGAGAACAGTAACAAAAAACTCTATGTAATCGATGGTAATAGACTGAACATTTTGGGTAAGGTGAAAGTATCGGTGCAGCTGAATGGAATCGTAGGCGAAATGTATTTGATTGTGCTGCAAGGGACTAAAGAATTCGTACCACTCATGGGTCGTAGCTGGCTGGATCTCTTTTACATGGGATGGAGGAACACCTTCTCTGGTTTGACAAAACCCTGTCAACGGATCAATTCTATGGCGATGGAAACAGTACGGGAGGAAGCGATTGTTGATATTAAATATCTCGCTGGGCGGTCGAATAATTTCGGCACACAAACGTCAGCTTAA
- the LOC134216249 gene encoding cytoplasmic dynein 2 light intermediate chain 1, with the protein MSELNSMNSMEPDSSETIQDIAMKLVTEQLKNESSLTTGPSERTIFVLGSKGAGKSTLINRFLDRDDITRPTLALEYSFGRRTATGQGAQKNICNVWELGSLVNSNQLIEVPLRSHGLATFAAVIVLDLSQPDRLWTDLQSILNGLKQAISKHCSTKEVAELQERMKQKVGIDHEDLNTLEILPFPVIIVGGKYDAFQNVDSEIKKHVCRCLRSIAHAIGAALIFYTSKNAALSKMMRDAMNHLGFGSPSSPFKTTAVDHNGPILIPFGGDSWEKIGVTPTNSERIGMNYSAQIPQVGTEKVAIPDDPAKDIGFKERAIDELRAQKDDELMILLRDTEIRMKFETVQ; encoded by the exons ATgagtgagttgaattcaatgaACTCAATGGAGCCGGACAGTAGCGAAACGATTCAGGATATTGCCATGAAGCTGGTCACCGAGCAGTTGAAAAATGAGTCCAGCCTGACTACAGGACCCAGTGAACGCACTATTTTTGTACTCGGCAGCAAAGGGGCA GGGAAATCAACTCTCATCAATCGGTTCTTGGATCGAGATGATATCACCCGCCCCACGTTGGCGCTGGAATATTCATTCGGGCGCCGAACTGCCACCGGACAGGGTGCACAGAAAAACATCTGCAATGTATGGGAACTGGGCAGTTTGGTCAATTCGAATCAACTCATAGAAGTGCCCCTGCGTTCCCATGGACTTGCAACGTTTGCTGCCGTGATTGTTCTCGACTTATCACAGCCGGATCGActgtggaccgatttgcaatcTATTTTGAATGGATTGAAGCAAGCAATAAGCAAACATTGTTCGACTAAGGAGGTTGCAGAACTGCAGGAGCGAATGAAACAGAAAGTGGGAATAGATCATGAGGATTTAAACACACTCGAAATTCTTCCATTTCCGGTTATTATTGTGGGAGGTAAATATGATGCGTTCCAGAATGTGGATTCTGAAATTAAGAAACACGTGTGTCGTTGTTTGAGATCGATTGCTCATGCGATTGGCGCAGCGTTGATTTTTTATACTTCCAAGAATGCAGCTTTATCAAAGATGATGAGAGATGCGATGAACCATCTTGGTTTCGGTAGTCCATCAAGCCCATTCAAAACCACGGCAGTGGATCATAATGGTCCAATACTGATCCCTTTTGGAGGTGATTCCTGGGAAAAGATTGGGGTAACGCCCACGAACTCGGAGCGCATTGGGATGAATTATAGTGCACAGATTCCTCAGGTTGGAACTGAGAAGGTAGCTATCCCAGACGATCCAGCAAAGGACATCGGATTTAAGGAACGTGCAATTGATGAGCTCCGGGCTCAGAAAGATGATGAACTGATGATACTGCTCAGGGATACAGAGATACGGATGAAGTTTGAGACCGTGCAGTAG